Within Longimicrobium sp., the genomic segment AGCGAGATCTCCAAGGAGCTCTCCATCACCCCGCGCGACGTGCAGAACGCGGCGGACGAGGTGGCGAAGCTGGACCCCAAGCCGGGCCTGAAGTACGCCAGCGGCGGCGACAACTACATCATCCCGGACCTCATCGTGGAGAAGATCGAGGGCGAGTACCTCGTCTTCCTCAACGACACCAGCCTGCCGCGTCTGAAGCTGTCGCGCACCTACCGCGACATCGCCAAGGACAAGAAGAAGTTCGTGGGCGAGAACAAGGAGTTCATCTCCAACAAGCTGAATTCGGCCAACTGGATGATCCAGGCGATCGAGCAGCGCCGCCAGACGATGCTCAAGGTGATGAACTTCATCGTCGACCGGCAGCGCGACTTCTTCGACAAGGGCGTGCAGTACCTCAAGCCGCTCACCCTGCGCGAGGTGGCCGAGGTGATCGACATGCACGAGTCGACGGTTTCTCGCGTGACCAACGAGAAGTTCGTGCAGACGCCGCGCGGCGTCTTTCCGCTGAAGTTCTTCTTCTCCAGCGGCCTGTCGACCACGAGCGGCGAGGACGTGTCGGCGCGAGGCATCAAGGCGCAGATCGAGAAGCTGGTGGGCGAGGAAGACCCGGCGCACCCGCTCACCGACCAGGCCATCGTCAACATCCTCAAGGACGACGGCATCCAGATCGCCCGCCGCACCGTGGCCAAGTACCGCGACCAGCTCGGGATCCTGTCCGCGCGGATGCGCAAGCGCGTGTGACCAACGCCGTCGCGCCCGCCGCGCTGGCGATTCCGGACCGGCTGCGGACCGACTTCGCCGTGCTGGTGCCCGCCTTCGACGAGGCGGAGAACATGGAGGCGCTCTTCCGTGAGCTGCGTGAGACCTTCGCGCGGCACCGGCTGGGCGGCGAGGTGATCCTGGTGGACGACGGCTCGCGCGACGGCACCTTCGACGCCGCCCAGCGCGAGAGCGCCGGCTTTCCGCGCGTCAAGGTGCTGCGGCACCGGCGCAACCAGGGAAAGACGGAGGCGATGGTCACCGGCGCCCTCGCCGCAGAGGCCGAGTACCTCGTCCTCTTCGACGCGGACCTGCAGCACTCCACGGAGGAGATCCCGCGCTTCCTGGCCCAACTGGCCGATACGGGGTCGGACATCGTGTGCGGGCGCAAGGTGGGGAACTACGAGAAGGCGGCGGTGAGCGGCATCTACAA encodes:
- the rpoN gene encoding RNA polymerase factor sigma-54; its protein translation is TEDDEIDWEEILLNGFETGGRREEYEEREYYEPVSVDTKDLGDHLHDQLTLLRLSERELLLGEEIIGNISDEGYLTCTLHDIVDSLNDFVRESGEWGSTRGYTLEEVEGMLRVVQGFDPPGIAARDLRECILLQLRDSVVQELVHETGEGDPPLDEIRRRMEESLAFRIVDQYFDQLINHRWSEISKELSITPRDVQNAADEVAKLDPKPGLKYASGGDNYIIPDLIVEKIEGEYLVFLNDTSLPRLKLSRTYRDIAKDKKKFVGENKEFISNKLNSANWMIQAIEQRRQTMLKVMNFIVDRQRDFFDKGVQYLKPLTLREVAEVIDMHESTVSRVTNEKFVQTPRGVFPLKFFFSSGLSTTSGEDVSARGIKAQIEKLVGEEDPAHPLTDQAIVNILKDDGIQIARRTVAKYRDQLGILSARMRKRV